AGTCGTCGACCAGCTTGTCGGTGCCGCCCTCGTCGACGCGGTCGGCGACCCAGCCGCGCTGGCCGCGGATCCGGCCACCGCGCACGTAGAAGATCTGGACCGCGACCTCGAGCGGGTCCTCGGCGAGGGCGATCACGTCGGCGTCGGTGCCGTCGCCGAGCACGACGGCCTGCTTCTCGAGCGCCTTGTTGAGCGCGCCGAGGTCGTCGCGGAGGCGGGCCGCCTTCTCGAAGTCGAGCGCGTCGGAGGCGGCGTACATCTCCTTCTCGACCCGGCGCACGAACGACGTGGTCTGCCCGGCGAGGAAGTCGCAGAAGTCGTCGACGATGGCGCGGTGCTCCTCGGCGCTGACGTTGCCGACGCACGGGGCCGCGCACTTGTCGATGTAGCCGAGCAGGCACGGCCGGCCGATCTGGCTGGACCGCTTGAAAACGCCGTTGCTACACGACCGCATCGGGAAGACCCGCAGCAGGAGGTCGACGGTCTCGCGGATCGCCCAGGCGTGGCCGTAGGGCCCGAAGTAGCGGGTGCCCTTGCGCTTGGCCCCGCGGCCGACCATCACGCGGGGGAACTCCTCGCCGACGGTCACCGCGAGCCACGGGTAGGACTTGTCGTCGCGGTACTTCACGTTGAACCGCGGGTCGAACTCCTTGATCCAGGAGTACTCCAGCTGCAGCGCCTCGACCTCGGTCTTGACCGTCGTCCACTCGACGCTCGCGGCGGTGGTGACCATGGTGGCGGTGCGGGGGTGCAGGTTGCCGACGTCCTGGAAGTACGACGAGAGCCGCGGGCGCAGGCTCTTCGCCTTGCCGACGTAGATCACCCGGCCCTTGGAGTCACGGAACCGGTAGACCCCGGGCAGCGTCGGGATCGACCCGGGCTCGGGGCGGTAGGACAGCGGGCCTCGGGTCGAGCGCGGGGGCGGAGCAGGAGGCACGCGACAACCCTACGGGCCGGCACCGACACCGCCCCCGGCGCGGGGATCCACCGTTGATATGTGCAGTGGTTTACTATCCTTTCATGCGATGTCGGGACCCCTACGGTTATGAGCTCACGTGCTCTCCCGAGGCCGCCTCCGCCTTCAACCGCGGCGTCCAGGGTCTGCTCCGGCTCCACGGCGGAGCCGAGCAGGGAGTCGCCACCGCACTCGCGCTGGACCCCACCTTCGCCGTGGGGCACGCGACGCTCGCCCTGCTGGGTCACGAGATGTGCGTCGCGGTCGACGTCGACTCGCGGATGAGGGACGCCCTGACGCTGGCACCGCGCGCCACCGAGCGCGAGCGCAGCCACGTCCACGCCATCGCCTCCCACCTCTCCGGCGACTCTCGCCCGCTGATCCAGCACCTCGAGACCTACCCCCGCGACGCGGTCCTCCTGTCGACCGCGGTGCCGACGATCGCCTTCGCCGGCGTGACCGAGGTCCCGGCGCAGGCGTGGCAGATCGTCGAGCGGGCGATCCCGGCGTACGGCGACGACTGGTGGTTCACCGGCCTGCTCGCCTTCATCCGCCAGGAGCAGCGGCGCTTCGACGAGGCGATGGACCTCTCCTGCCGCTCGCTGGCGGAGGAGCCGTCGGCCGGGCACTCCGCCCACGCGCGGGCACACGCGCACTACGAGACCGGCGACCACGACGCCGGTCTCGCCTGGATGGACGACTGGGTCCGCGGCGACGGGGCCGGCACGGACAGCCTGAGCCACTTCGCCTGGCACGCGGCCCTGCACGAGCTCTCGCTCGGCGACATGGACGCCGTACGCCGCCGCTACGAGTCGCAGCTGCGACCGGACGGCGCGCTCGGATGCCGCGCCCTGGTCGACACCGGTTCCCTGCTCTTCCGCTGGGCCCTGACGCCGGACGCGCACGACGTACCCCCGATGGCGGCCGTCGCCGCAGCGACGCCCGAGACCACGCTGCGGCACCCGGCGACGCCGTTCCTCGCCATGCACTCGGCCGTGCTGCACCTCGCGCAGGACGACGCGGCCGCGCTCGGCGACCTCGAGGCCTGGGCCGCCCGTCACGACCACCCCACCCACCGCGAAGTCGTCGCTCCGCTGGCCGGGGCGCTGCGCAGCATGGCGCTGGGCAGCTGCTCGGCCGCTGCCGACCGGCTCGCGGCCCTGGACACGCACCTCTGGAGGCTCGGCGGGTCCGACGCCCAGCGGGAGATCATCGAGGAGGCGCGGATCTCCGCGCTGCTCCGGTCCGGCCGGCTCGACGAGGCGCGGCTGGTGCTCGACGGCCGCCTCGACCGGCGGGAGTCGCCGCGCGACCGGCGGTGGCGTGCGGCAGCGGCGCGATCGGAGTCGGCCTCGACCGTCAGCTGAGGCTGATCGCGTCTCCGTCGACGGAGATCGGGACCTCGTCGAGGGCCGAGCTGGCGGGGCCGCCCTGGACCGACCCGTCCTCGATCGAGAACGAGCTGCCGTGGCACGCGCAGTTGATGGTGCCGTCGGCGACGCCCGACACGACGCAGCCCTGGTGGGTGCAGATCGCGGAGAAGCACTTGAACTCCCCCGCCGTCGGCTGGGTGACCACGACCTTCTGGTCGGCGAAGATCGTGCCCCCGCCCTGGGGTACGTCGGCGGTGGTGGTCAGGGCATCGGCCGCCGCCGACTCCGACGGGCTCGCGGAGGTGCTCTCCGAGGTCGTCGGTGTCGCGCCGGGGCTGCTCGACGAGGCGGCCGGGTCGGTCGCCGTACCGCTGTCGGAGTCACCGCCGCACGCGGCGAGCAGCGGCACGCCGACGCCCACGACCGTCGCGCCGGTCAGGGCGCGGCGCCGGGTGAGGCCTGGGTCCGTCATGGTGGAACCTCTCGGGACGACCGCCGGTCAGGCGGTGCTGATGGTGTCGCCGTCGACGGCGATGGTGACCTCGGACAGCGCGGAGGTCGCCGGTCCGTTGACGACCGAGCCGTCCTGGTCGGAGAACTTGCTGCCGTGGCACAGGCAGTCGATCGTGCCGTCGGCGACCTGCGAGACCAGGCAGGACTGGTGGGTGCAGACCGCCGAGAACGCCTTGAAGTCGCCCTCGGTCGGCTGGGTCACGACGATCTTCTGGTCGCCGAACACCTTGCCGCCACCGACCGGCACCTCCGAGGTCGAGCCGAGCTCCGCTCCGGCGGCCGGAGCCTCCGACGCCGTACCGCCGCCCGAGTCACCGCCGCACGCGGCGAGCAAGGGCACGCCCACGCCCAGGGCAGCGGCTCCGGTCAACGTTGTGCGGCGGGTGATCCCGTCGATGCTCACGGTGGTCCTCTCGGCAGGCTCTCGTTGAAGTTTCACCCTAGCCAGCGGACCTGGGCATACCTGTCTCCGGGCGATGAGAGTTCTGTGAGAACCGCTCGGGTCAGCTCGCCCGACGCTTGGCGGCGGTCGCCTTGGCGGGCGTCTTCTTCGCCGCGGCCGTCTTCTTGGCAGCCGTCTTCTTGGCGGCGGCCTTCTTGGCCACGGCCTTCTCCGCCGCCTTCTTGGCGGCCTTGGTGGTCGGCAGCGGCACCGGTGCCTTCTTCGGCGCTACCTTGCGGGTCGGCTGCTTGGCGGCCCGGCCCTCGAGCAGCGGCGCGAGGAACTGGCCGGTGTAGCTCGCCGGCGTCGCGGCCACGGCCTCGGGAGTGCCCTCGGCGACGACCATGCCGCCGCGCGAACCGCCCTCGGGACCCATGTCGATCAGCCAGTCGGCGGTCTTGATGACGTCGAGGTTGTGCTCGATCACCAGCACGGAGTTGCCCTGGTCGACCAATCGCCCGAGCACCAGCAGCAGCTTGCGGATGTCCTCGAAGTGGAGGCCGGTCGTCGGCTCGTCGAGCACGTAGACCGTGCGACCGGTCGAGCGCTTCTGCAGCTCCGACGACAGCTTGACGCGCTGCGCCTCGCCGCCCGAGAGCGTCGTGGCCGGCTGCCCGAGCCGGACGTAGCCGAGACCGACCTCGACCAGGGTCTTCATGTGCCGCGCGATCGCGGGCACCGCGGCGAAGAACTCGGCGGCCTCCTCGATCGGCATGTCGAGGACCTCGGCGATGGTCTTGCCCTTGTAGTGCACCTCGAGCGTCTCGCGGTTGTAGCGGGCACCGTGGCAGACCTCGCACGGGACGTAGACGTCCGGCAGGAAGTTCATCTCGATCTTGATGGTGCCGTCGCCGGCGCACGCCTCGCAGCGCCCGCCCTTGACGTTGAAGGAGAACCGGCCCTGCAGGTAGCCGCGCATCTTCGCCTCGGGCGTCGACGCGAAGAGCTTGCGGACGTGATCGAAGACCCCGGTGTACGTCGCCGGGTTGGACCGCGGCGTGCGGCCGATCGGCGACTGGTCGACGTGGATCACCTTGTCGACGTGCTCGAGGCCGGTGATCTTCTGGTGCCGGCCGGGCACCGCCCGCGCGTTGTAGATCTGCTTGGCCAGCGACGTGTAGAGGATGTCGTTGACCAGGGTGGACTTGCCGGAGCCGGAGACCCCGGTCACCGCGACGAACAGCCCGAGCGGGAACGAGACGTCGACGTCCTGCAGGTTGTGCTCGCGGGCGCCGTGAACGGTGAGCTCGCGGCCCGTCGTGCGCGGACGGCGTACGGCGGGGACGGGGATCTCGCGCCGACCGGAGAGGTACTGGCCGGTCATCGAGTCGGGGTGCGTCAGCAGGTCGGCGACGCTGCCGCTGTGCACCACCTGGCCTCCGTGCTCGCCGGCGCCGGGCCCGATGTCGACGACCCAGTCGGCGACCCGGATGGTGTCCTCGTCGTGCTCGACGACGATCAGCGTGTTGCCGAGGTCCTTGAGCCGGATCAGCGTCTCGATCAGCCGGTGGTTGTCGCGCTGGTGCAGGCCGATGGACGGCTCGTCGAGGACGTAGAGCACCCCGACGAGGCCCGCACCGATCTGGGTGGCGAGCCGGATCCGCTGGGCCTCGCCGCCCGACAGCGAGCCCGACGGACGGTCCAGCGACAGGTAGTCGAGCCCGACGTCGAGCAGGAAGTTGAGGCGCTCCTGGATCTCCTTGAGCACCCGCTCGCCGATCTGGCGCTCGCGGGCGGTCAGCTCGAGGTTGCGCAGGTAGTCGGCGGTCTCGTTGATCGGCATCCGGCAGACCTCGGCGATGTTCTTGCCGCCGTCCTGGATCGATCCGCCGAGCGTCACCGACATCGAGACCGGCTTGAGCCGGCTCCCGCCACAGGCCGGGCAGGGCACCTCGCGCATGAACCCCTCGAACCGCTCGCGGCTCGTGTCGGACTCGGCCTCGCGGTGCCGGCGCTCGATGTAGGGCCGGACGCCCTCGAACTCGGCGTAGTAGGCGCGCTGGCGGCCGTAGCGGTTGCGCGTGACGACGTGGACCTTGGTGGAGTGCCCGTCCAGGATCGACTGCTGCGACTTGGTGCTGAGCTCCTGCCACGGGGTGTTGAGGTCGAAGCCGAGCTCGTCGCCGAGCGCGCCCATCAGCCGCAGGAAGTAGTCGGCGACATGCGCCTGGCTCCAGGGCTGGATGGCACCTTCGCCCAGGGTCGCCTGCGGGTTGGGGACGACCAGCTCGGGGTCGACCTCCATCCGGGTGCCGAGGCCGCTGCACTTCGGGCAGGCGCCGAACGGCGAGTTGAAGGAGAACGACCGCGGCTCGAGCTCGTCCGTGTCGATCGGGTGCTCGTTGGGGCACGCCATCTTCTCGCTGAACCGCATCTCCCGGCCGGCGTCCTTCGCCGGCAGGTCGACGAAGTCGAAGATGACCAGGCCACCGGCGAGCTGCAGGGCGGTCTCGACCGAGTCGGTCAGCCGGCGCTTGGACGACTCCTTGACCGCGAGCCGGTCGACGACGACCTCGATCGAGTGCTTCTTCTGCTTGTCGAGCTTGGGCGGCTCGTCGAGCGAGTAGGTCTCGCCGTTGACGCGGGCACGCGAGAAGCCCTGGGTCTGGAGCTGCTTGAAGAGCTCGATGTACTCGCCCTTGCGGCCGCGGATCACCGGGGCCAGCACCTGGAACCGTCGGCCCTCCTCCAGCGACAGGATCTTGTCGACGATCTGCTGCGGGGTCTGCCGCTCGATCGGCGCGCCGCAGGTGGGGCAGTGCGGCCGGCCCGCGCGTGCGTAGAGCAGCCGGAGGTAGTCGTAGACCTCGGTGATGGTGCCGACGGTCGAGCGAGGGTTCTTCGACGTCGACTTCTGGTCGATGGAGACCGCGGGCGACAGACCCTCGATGAAGTCGACGTCGGGCTTGTCCATCTGGCCGAGGAACTGGCGGGCGTACGCCGACAGCGACTCGACGTACCGCCGCTGGCCCTCGGCGAAGATCGTGTCGAACGCCAGCGACGACTTGCCCGAGCCGGACAGCCCGGTGAACACGATCAGCGAGTCGCGGGGAAGGTCGATCGACACGTCCTTGAGGTTGTGCTCCCGAGCCCCTCGGATGATGAGCTGATCGATCACTGCTACCCCTCGTCTTCGAACATGTGTTCGCTATCCTAGCCGCCGCACGGTGGGGACAACCACCCGGGACGCGCCGGTGTTCCCCAGGATCTCACGGGGCGCCGACAGTCCTCCGGGCCCGGCCCGTCAGGCAGGATGTACCCATGCCCGACCAGAGCAGCCAGGCCATCGTGGACGACCTCCTGACGGAGGCCACGCGACGGCTGATCCGGACCACGGACGGCCTCGCTGACGAGGAGTACGCCGGTCCGAGCGGCCTCCCGGACTGGACCCGCGGTCACGTGCTGGCCCACCTCACGCTCAACGCCGAGGGCATGGCCGGGGCGATCGGCGGGATCCTCGAGGGCGAGCGGACGCCGATGTACGCCTCGCAGGAGGCCCGGGACGCCGACATCGCCGAGCTCGCCGTGGCGTCGCCGACCGTGATCCGCGCGCGGCTCCTCGGCGCGACGACCGACCTGGCGGACGCGCTCGACGCCGTACCCGACGACCAGTGGGACACCACCATCGACCGGGTCCCGGGCGGGCGCACCTTCCCCGCGGGTGACCTCCCCCGGATGCGGCTCCAGGAGGTCGAGATCCACCACGCCGACCTGGCCGCGGGCTACTCCCGGACGGACTGGCCCGCTGCGTTCCCGGTGCTGCTCCTCGACGGGCTGAGCATGAAGGGCGTCTCGGC
The genomic region above belongs to Nocardioides conyzicola and contains:
- a CDS encoding pyridine nucleotide-disulfide oxidoreductase codes for the protein MRCRDPYGYELTCSPEAASAFNRGVQGLLRLHGGAEQGVATALALDPTFAVGHATLALLGHEMCVAVDVDSRMRDALTLAPRATERERSHVHAIASHLSGDSRPLIQHLETYPRDAVLLSTAVPTIAFAGVTEVPAQAWQIVERAIPAYGDDWWFTGLLAFIRQEQRRFDEAMDLSCRSLAEEPSAGHSAHARAHAHYETGDHDAGLAWMDDWVRGDGAGTDSLSHFAWHAALHELSLGDMDAVRRRYESQLRPDGALGCRALVDTGSLLFRWALTPDAHDVPPMAAVAAATPETTLRHPATPFLAMHSAVLHLAQDDAAALGDLEAWAARHDHPTHREVVAPLAGALRSMALGSCSAAADRLAALDTHLWRLGGSDAQREIIEEARISALLRSGRLDEARLVLDGRLDRRESPRDRRWRAAAARSESASTVS
- a CDS encoding Rieske (2Fe-2S) protein, yielding MTDPGLTRRRALTGATVVGVGVPLLAACGGDSDSGTATDPAASSSSPGATPTTSESTSASPSESAAADALTTTADVPQGGGTIFADQKVVVTQPTAGEFKCFSAICTHQGCVVSGVADGTINCACHGSSFSIEDGSVQGGPASSALDEVPISVDGDAISLS
- a CDS encoding Rieske (2Fe-2S) protein — its product is MSIDGITRRTTLTGAAALGVGVPLLAACGGDSGGGTASEAPAAGAELGSTSEVPVGGGKVFGDQKIVVTQPTEGDFKAFSAVCTHQSCLVSQVADGTIDCLCHGSKFSDQDGSVVNGPATSALSEVTIAVDGDTISTA
- the uvrA gene encoding excinuclease ABC subunit UvrA, with the protein product MIDQLIIRGAREHNLKDVSIDLPRDSLIVFTGLSGSGKSSLAFDTIFAEGQRRYVESLSAYARQFLGQMDKPDVDFIEGLSPAVSIDQKSTSKNPRSTVGTITEVYDYLRLLYARAGRPHCPTCGAPIERQTPQQIVDKILSLEEGRRFQVLAPVIRGRKGEYIELFKQLQTQGFSRARVNGETYSLDEPPKLDKQKKHSIEVVVDRLAVKESSKRRLTDSVETALQLAGGLVIFDFVDLPAKDAGREMRFSEKMACPNEHPIDTDELEPRSFSFNSPFGACPKCSGLGTRMEVDPELVVPNPQATLGEGAIQPWSQAHVADYFLRLMGALGDELGFDLNTPWQELSTKSQQSILDGHSTKVHVVTRNRYGRQRAYYAEFEGVRPYIERRHREAESDTSRERFEGFMREVPCPACGGSRLKPVSMSVTLGGSIQDGGKNIAEVCRMPINETADYLRNLELTARERQIGERVLKEIQERLNFLLDVGLDYLSLDRPSGSLSGGEAQRIRLATQIGAGLVGVLYVLDEPSIGLHQRDNHRLIETLIRLKDLGNTLIVVEHDEDTIRVADWVVDIGPGAGEHGGQVVHSGSVADLLTHPDSMTGQYLSGRREIPVPAVRRPRTTGRELTVHGAREHNLQDVDVSFPLGLFVAVTGVSGSGKSTLVNDILYTSLAKQIYNARAVPGRHQKITGLEHVDKVIHVDQSPIGRTPRSNPATYTGVFDHVRKLFASTPEAKMRGYLQGRFSFNVKGGRCEACAGDGTIKIEMNFLPDVYVPCEVCHGARYNRETLEVHYKGKTIAEVLDMPIEEAAEFFAAVPAIARHMKTLVEVGLGYVRLGQPATTLSGGEAQRVKLSSELQKRSTGRTVYVLDEPTTGLHFEDIRKLLLVLGRLVDQGNSVLVIEHNLDVIKTADWLIDMGPEGGSRGGMVVAEGTPEAVAATPASYTGQFLAPLLEGRAAKQPTRKVAPKKAPVPLPTTKAAKKAAEKAVAKKAAAKKTAAKKTAAAKKTPAKATAAKRRAS
- a CDS encoding maleylpyruvate isomerase family mycothiol-dependent enzyme, giving the protein MPDQSSQAIVDDLLTEATRRLIRTTDGLADEEYAGPSGLPDWTRGHVLAHLTLNAEGMAGAIGGILEGERTPMYASQEARDADIAELAVASPTVIRARLLGATTDLADALDAVPDDQWDTTIDRVPGGRTFPAGDLPRMRLQEVEIHHADLAAGYSRTDWPAAFPVLLLDGLSMKGVSADLSFHAHASDLDRTWTFGEGGPTVTGTAADLGWWLTGRGTGDGLTSDSGSLPQIGTW